Proteins encoded together in one Acanthopagrus latus isolate v.2019 chromosome 19, fAcaLat1.1, whole genome shotgun sequence window:
- the foxh1 gene encoding forkhead box protein H1 isoform X1: MQTCSRVSLEPAVCQKLRTDSLTSLPPYQSVLLSERAGRSSPLLLISMTKHWPEQSLLAVPTLSHLGEHHDHQLDFHRDAQRSLPLRGVARSTQAQHWLHHPAQMVPQQPSRHEKPAARHEHLTTGTSAPAPMDQDASCRNPQDAPHKQESIAGDSWSSGRENSGTGAGKKKNYQRYPKPPYSYLAMIAMVIQRSPEKKLTLSEILKEISTLFPFFKGNYKGWRDSVRHNLSSYDCFVKVLKDPGKPQGKGNFWAVELSRVPLELLKRQNTAVSRQDETIFAQDLAPYILQGHKAESEPPPAPAPVTTLPPMHSRNPSPPQEDLFRPKLDSSFAIDSLLHSLRPPSASGDVEVSTRDCWGKVERPRSSPPPRPRYASSARSASASSASPASTSSSDEEWKGMSLSGKRVPFDGEAGSDGYDDYRPPLHKSARRETVAPPWELPTSYAKYAPPNAVAPPSMRFNGGPLMPLHGGLPLYGYGSSPVAPGHFLGHAYWPILPSGRVSVQASPLIMDLDNMLQSVPPNKSVFDALVPTNQNSHSHHQPPSQYGLQNGPPLNRYPQY; the protein is encoded by the exons AGTCAGCCTGGAGCCAGCAGTCTGCCAGAAGTTAAGGACCGACTCTTTGACCTCCCTCCCCCCCTATCAGTCCGTTCTCCTGTCCGAACGTGCGGGCCGATCTTCCCCCCTCTTGTTGATCAGCATGACAAAGCACTGGCCGGAGCAGAGCCTCTTGGCAGTACCCACTCTGTCCCACCTCGGAGAACACCACGACCATCAACTTGACTTCCACAGAGATGCGCAGCGGAGTTTACCCCTCCGCGGTGTAGCGCGGAGCACTCAAGCCCAGCATTGGCTTCACCACCCGGCTCAGATGGTTCCCCAGCAGCCTTCGCGTCACGAGAAGCCCGCAGCGCGCCACGAACACCTCACCACCGGCACCAGCGCGCCCGCACCCATGGATCAAGACGCATCGTGCCGGAATCCTCAAGATGCCCCGCACAAACAGGAAAGTATCGCCGGGGACTCGTGGAGTAGCGGACGGGAGAATAGTGGCACCGGCGCCGGGAAGAAAAAGAACTATCAGCGGTATCCAAAACCACCGTACTCATACCTCGCTATGATCGCCATGGTCATCCAGAGATCACCAGAGAAGAAACTGACACTATCGGAG ATCCTCAAGGAGATCAGCACCCTCTTCCCATTCTTCAAAGGAAACTACAAGGGCTGGCGAGATTCTGTGCGACACAACCTCTCCTCCTATGACTGCTTTGTGAAG GTGCTGAAGGACCCGGGCAAACCTCAGGGCAAAGGCAACTTCTGGGCGGTGGAGCTGAGCCGTGTTCCTCTGGAGCTCCTCAAGAGGCAAAACACGGCCGTGTCGCGCCAGGATGAGACGATCTTCGCCCAGGATCTGGCGCCCTACATCCTGCAGGGACACAAGGCAGAATCGGAGCCGCCCCCAGCCCCCGCCCCCGTCACCACCCTCCCACCTATGCACTCCAGAAACCCATCCCCACCACAAGAGGATTTGTTCCGACCCAAGCTGGATTCATCCTTTGCCATCGACTCTCTGCTGCACAGCCTGCGGCCGCCCAGTGCCTCTGGGGACGTGGAGGTGTCCACCAGGGACTGCTGGGGGAAGGTGGAGCGCCCGCGATCTTCACCGCCTCCACGACCTCGCTACGCCTCCTCTGCTCGAAGTGCCTCGGCTAGCTCTGCCAGcccagcctccacctcctcctctgatgaGGAGTGGAAGGGGATGTCACTGTCTGGGAAGCGTGTTCCTTTCGATGGCGAGGCCGGTTCAGACGGGTACGACGACTACAGACCGCCGCTGCACAAATCGGCCCGACGGGAGACTGTTGCACCTCCCTGGGAGCTCCCCACCTCCTACGCCAAATACGCCCCGCCAAACGCCGTCGCCCCGCCCAGCATGCGGTTCAACGGAGGTCCTCTAATGCCTCTGCACGGCGGACTTCCTCTTTACGGCTATGGCAGCTCTCCTGTAGCACCGGGTCACTTCTTAGGCCACGCCTACTGGCCCATCCTCCCCAGCGGGCGAGTCTCCGTCCAAGCATCTCCCCTCATCATGGACCTGGACAACATGTTGCAGTCTGTGCCTCCCAATAAGAGCGTGTTTGACGCGTTAGTGCCGACCAATCAGAACTCTCACTCACATCATCAACCACCCAGTCAGTACGGCCTGCAGAACGGGCCTCCTTTAAACAGGTACCCTCAGTACTGA
- the foxh1 gene encoding forkhead box protein H1 isoform X2, giving the protein MAPVLRVSLEPAVCQKLRTDSLTSLPPYQSVLLSERAGRSSPLLLISMTKHWPEQSLLAVPTLSHLGEHHDHQLDFHRDAQRSLPLRGVARSTQAQHWLHHPAQMVPQQPSRHEKPAARHEHLTTGTSAPAPMDQDASCRNPQDAPHKQESIAGDSWSSGRENSGTGAGKKKNYQRYPKPPYSYLAMIAMVIQRSPEKKLTLSEILKEISTLFPFFKGNYKGWRDSVRHNLSSYDCFVKVLKDPGKPQGKGNFWAVELSRVPLELLKRQNTAVSRQDETIFAQDLAPYILQGHKAESEPPPAPAPVTTLPPMHSRNPSPPQEDLFRPKLDSSFAIDSLLHSLRPPSASGDVEVSTRDCWGKVERPRSSPPPRPRYASSARSASASSASPASTSSSDEEWKGMSLSGKRVPFDGEAGSDGYDDYRPPLHKSARRETVAPPWELPTSYAKYAPPNAVAPPSMRFNGGPLMPLHGGLPLYGYGSSPVAPGHFLGHAYWPILPSGRVSVQASPLIMDLDNMLQSVPPNKSVFDALVPTNQNSHSHHQPPSQYGLQNGPPLNRYPQY; this is encoded by the exons AGTCAGCCTGGAGCCAGCAGTCTGCCAGAAGTTAAGGACCGACTCTTTGACCTCCCTCCCCCCCTATCAGTCCGTTCTCCTGTCCGAACGTGCGGGCCGATCTTCCCCCCTCTTGTTGATCAGCATGACAAAGCACTGGCCGGAGCAGAGCCTCTTGGCAGTACCCACTCTGTCCCACCTCGGAGAACACCACGACCATCAACTTGACTTCCACAGAGATGCGCAGCGGAGTTTACCCCTCCGCGGTGTAGCGCGGAGCACTCAAGCCCAGCATTGGCTTCACCACCCGGCTCAGATGGTTCCCCAGCAGCCTTCGCGTCACGAGAAGCCCGCAGCGCGCCACGAACACCTCACCACCGGCACCAGCGCGCCCGCACCCATGGATCAAGACGCATCGTGCCGGAATCCTCAAGATGCCCCGCACAAACAGGAAAGTATCGCCGGGGACTCGTGGAGTAGCGGACGGGAGAATAGTGGCACCGGCGCCGGGAAGAAAAAGAACTATCAGCGGTATCCAAAACCACCGTACTCATACCTCGCTATGATCGCCATGGTCATCCAGAGATCACCAGAGAAGAAACTGACACTATCGGAG ATCCTCAAGGAGATCAGCACCCTCTTCCCATTCTTCAAAGGAAACTACAAGGGCTGGCGAGATTCTGTGCGACACAACCTCTCCTCCTATGACTGCTTTGTGAAG GTGCTGAAGGACCCGGGCAAACCTCAGGGCAAAGGCAACTTCTGGGCGGTGGAGCTGAGCCGTGTTCCTCTGGAGCTCCTCAAGAGGCAAAACACGGCCGTGTCGCGCCAGGATGAGACGATCTTCGCCCAGGATCTGGCGCCCTACATCCTGCAGGGACACAAGGCAGAATCGGAGCCGCCCCCAGCCCCCGCCCCCGTCACCACCCTCCCACCTATGCACTCCAGAAACCCATCCCCACCACAAGAGGATTTGTTCCGACCCAAGCTGGATTCATCCTTTGCCATCGACTCTCTGCTGCACAGCCTGCGGCCGCCCAGTGCCTCTGGGGACGTGGAGGTGTCCACCAGGGACTGCTGGGGGAAGGTGGAGCGCCCGCGATCTTCACCGCCTCCACGACCTCGCTACGCCTCCTCTGCTCGAAGTGCCTCGGCTAGCTCTGCCAGcccagcctccacctcctcctctgatgaGGAGTGGAAGGGGATGTCACTGTCTGGGAAGCGTGTTCCTTTCGATGGCGAGGCCGGTTCAGACGGGTACGACGACTACAGACCGCCGCTGCACAAATCGGCCCGACGGGAGACTGTTGCACCTCCCTGGGAGCTCCCCACCTCCTACGCCAAATACGCCCCGCCAAACGCCGTCGCCCCGCCCAGCATGCGGTTCAACGGAGGTCCTCTAATGCCTCTGCACGGCGGACTTCCTCTTTACGGCTATGGCAGCTCTCCTGTAGCACCGGGTCACTTCTTAGGCCACGCCTACTGGCCCATCCTCCCCAGCGGGCGAGTCTCCGTCCAAGCATCTCCCCTCATCATGGACCTGGACAACATGTTGCAGTCTGTGCCTCCCAATAAGAGCGTGTTTGACGCGTTAGTGCCGACCAATCAGAACTCTCACTCACATCATCAACCACCCAGTCAGTACGGCCTGCAGAACGGGCCTCCTTTAAACAGGTACCCTCAGTACTGA
- the foxh1 gene encoding forkhead box protein H1 isoform X3 → MTKHWPEQSLLAVPTLSHLGEHHDHQLDFHRDAQRSLPLRGVARSTQAQHWLHHPAQMVPQQPSRHEKPAARHEHLTTGTSAPAPMDQDASCRNPQDAPHKQESIAGDSWSSGRENSGTGAGKKKNYQRYPKPPYSYLAMIAMVIQRSPEKKLTLSEILKEISTLFPFFKGNYKGWRDSVRHNLSSYDCFVKVLKDPGKPQGKGNFWAVELSRVPLELLKRQNTAVSRQDETIFAQDLAPYILQGHKAESEPPPAPAPVTTLPPMHSRNPSPPQEDLFRPKLDSSFAIDSLLHSLRPPSASGDVEVSTRDCWGKVERPRSSPPPRPRYASSARSASASSASPASTSSSDEEWKGMSLSGKRVPFDGEAGSDGYDDYRPPLHKSARRETVAPPWELPTSYAKYAPPNAVAPPSMRFNGGPLMPLHGGLPLYGYGSSPVAPGHFLGHAYWPILPSGRVSVQASPLIMDLDNMLQSVPPNKSVFDALVPTNQNSHSHHQPPSQYGLQNGPPLNRYPQY, encoded by the exons ATGACAAAGCACTGGCCGGAGCAGAGCCTCTTGGCAGTACCCACTCTGTCCCACCTCGGAGAACACCACGACCATCAACTTGACTTCCACAGAGATGCGCAGCGGAGTTTACCCCTCCGCGGTGTAGCGCGGAGCACTCAAGCCCAGCATTGGCTTCACCACCCGGCTCAGATGGTTCCCCAGCAGCCTTCGCGTCACGAGAAGCCCGCAGCGCGCCACGAACACCTCACCACCGGCACCAGCGCGCCCGCACCCATGGATCAAGACGCATCGTGCCGGAATCCTCAAGATGCCCCGCACAAACAGGAAAGTATCGCCGGGGACTCGTGGAGTAGCGGACGGGAGAATAGTGGCACCGGCGCCGGGAAGAAAAAGAACTATCAGCGGTATCCAAAACCACCGTACTCATACCTCGCTATGATCGCCATGGTCATCCAGAGATCACCAGAGAAGAAACTGACACTATCGGAG ATCCTCAAGGAGATCAGCACCCTCTTCCCATTCTTCAAAGGAAACTACAAGGGCTGGCGAGATTCTGTGCGACACAACCTCTCCTCCTATGACTGCTTTGTGAAG GTGCTGAAGGACCCGGGCAAACCTCAGGGCAAAGGCAACTTCTGGGCGGTGGAGCTGAGCCGTGTTCCTCTGGAGCTCCTCAAGAGGCAAAACACGGCCGTGTCGCGCCAGGATGAGACGATCTTCGCCCAGGATCTGGCGCCCTACATCCTGCAGGGACACAAGGCAGAATCGGAGCCGCCCCCAGCCCCCGCCCCCGTCACCACCCTCCCACCTATGCACTCCAGAAACCCATCCCCACCACAAGAGGATTTGTTCCGACCCAAGCTGGATTCATCCTTTGCCATCGACTCTCTGCTGCACAGCCTGCGGCCGCCCAGTGCCTCTGGGGACGTGGAGGTGTCCACCAGGGACTGCTGGGGGAAGGTGGAGCGCCCGCGATCTTCACCGCCTCCACGACCTCGCTACGCCTCCTCTGCTCGAAGTGCCTCGGCTAGCTCTGCCAGcccagcctccacctcctcctctgatgaGGAGTGGAAGGGGATGTCACTGTCTGGGAAGCGTGTTCCTTTCGATGGCGAGGCCGGTTCAGACGGGTACGACGACTACAGACCGCCGCTGCACAAATCGGCCCGACGGGAGACTGTTGCACCTCCCTGGGAGCTCCCCACCTCCTACGCCAAATACGCCCCGCCAAACGCCGTCGCCCCGCCCAGCATGCGGTTCAACGGAGGTCCTCTAATGCCTCTGCACGGCGGACTTCCTCTTTACGGCTATGGCAGCTCTCCTGTAGCACCGGGTCACTTCTTAGGCCACGCCTACTGGCCCATCCTCCCCAGCGGGCGAGTCTCCGTCCAAGCATCTCCCCTCATCATGGACCTGGACAACATGTTGCAGTCTGTGCCTCCCAATAAGAGCGTGTTTGACGCGTTAGTGCCGACCAATCAGAACTCTCACTCACATCATCAACCACCCAGTCAGTACGGCCTGCAGAACGGGCCTCCTTTAAACAGGTACCCTCAGTACTGA
- the oplah gene encoding 5-oxoprolinase, with protein MAETKGKFDFAIDRGGTFTDVFARLPDGRERVLKLLSRDPQNYKDAPTEGIRRVLEEETGRVFPREQPVDTSLIGWIRMGTTVATNALLEREGERTALLVTQGFKDLLHIGTQARPKLFDLEVAVPEVLYEEVIEVDERVVLRQDGCQLPRKDPKRTVTGSTGDSLEVWRELDLERVEKDLRGVLSRGITSLAVLLLHSYTWSDHEKAVGALARRLGFTQVSLSSEVMPMVRAVPRGYTVCADAYLTPKIHQYLKGFTSGFKGGLKDVDVLFMQSDGGLTPMEQFCGSRAVLSGPAGGVVGYAITSYSQMEKKPVIGFDMGGTSTDVSRYAGQYEHVFEATTAGVTLQAPQLDINTVAAGGGSRLFFRSGMFVVGPESAGAHPGPACYRKGGPLTVTDANLALGRLLPSFFPKIFGPGENEPLSLEETMKHFRHLTQEINLFLSSNQPQVGKNGANHSHDSTSGMSVEEVAMGFIRVANEAMCRPIRALTQAKGHDTSQHVLACFGGAGGQHACAIARALGMKTVFIHKYSGVLSAYGLALADVVEEVQEPCSLQYEQRSFGKLNQRVEQLSKRCRDTLCARGFISAQITTEVFLHLRYEGTDCALMVTSAGYPSNAQSCQAGDFRSAFTKRYLKEFGFTIPDRPIMVDDIRVRGCGKSGIKSVHKTTMGHGQAKPVTVTKCYFEEGHLDTSVYLWEELPCGHSIPGPAIIIDKNSTILVEPSCEAHLTEGGDVCLSVGSDRHCALGTELNTVQLSIFSHRFMSIAEQMGRVLQRTSISTNIKERLDFSCAVFGPDGGLVSNAPHIPVHLGAMQETVQYQIKSLGTKLKEGDVILSNHPCAGGSHLPDLTVITPVFRKGVSSPVFFVASRGHHADIGGITPGSMPPHSTSLQQEGAVFTSFKLVTGGVFQEEAVTEALMAPAQYPDCSGTRNLHDNLSDLRAQVAANQRGSQLVGELIDSYGLTVVQAYMGYIQSNAELAVRDMLRDFARRRRHQTGSLEVESEDFMDDGTPIRLRVQINEEEGSAVFDFTGTGTEVWGNCNAPRAITLSALIYCLRCMVGQDIPLNQGCLTPIKVIIPPGSILQPSQNAAVVGGNVLTSQRVVDVIFRAFEVCAASQGCMNNISFGSERVGYYETVAGGAGAGPGWNGRSGVHSHMTNTRITDPEILEKRYPVVLEQFSLRPGSGGAGRYCGGDGVIRKLLFRSKVVLSVLTERRSTRPYGLQGGEDGAAGLNLLHRADGRVLNLGAKTSVSIQPGDTFCLYTPGGGGYGKEDDTNRRPLTKRRRLNETFPERGSVFEYRMAQEGV; from the exons GAAACGGGTCGGGTCTTTCCTCGCGAGCAGCCAGTGGACACGTCTCTGATCGGCTGGATCAGAATGGGCACAACGGTGGCAACCAACGCGCtcctggagagagagggagaaaggacCGCGCTCCTGGTCACGCAGGGCTTCAAGGACCTGTTGCACATTGGCACACAGGCCAGGCCAAAGCTTTTTGATTTG GAGGTGGCGGTTCCTGAAGTGCTGTATGAAGAGGTAATAGAGGTGGATGAGCGAGTCGTCCTCaggcaagatggctgccagcTGCCCAGGAAAGACCCCAAACGTACCGTCACAG GCAGCACAGGGGACTCCCTGGAGGTGTGGAGGGAGCTCGACCTGGAGCGAGTGGAAAAAGACCTCAGGGGAGTTCTGTCCCGCGGGATCACCAGTCTggctgtcctgctgctgcactcgTACAC ATGGTCCGATCACGAGAAGGCTGTAGGCGCCCTGGCTCGTCGCCTCGGCTTCACCCAGGTGTCTTTGTCCAGCGAGGTCATGCCCATGGTGCGGGCGGTGCCCCGCGGCTACACCGTCTGCGCCGACGCCTACCTCACACCCAAAATTCATCAGTATTTAAAAGGCTTTACCTCTGGGTTCAAGGGGGGCCTGAAG GATGTGGACGTCCTGTTCATGCAGTCAGATGGCGGTCTGACTCCCATGGAGCAGTTCTGCGGCTCAAGAGCCGTTCTGTCAGGCCCAGCGGGAGGCGTGGTGGGATACGCGATCACCTCATACAGCCAGATGGAGAAAAAACCTGTGATTGGCTTCGACATGGGCG GAACATCCACCGATGTAAGTCGGTACGCCGGCCAGTATGAACACGTGTTCGAGGCGACCACAGCCGGAGTCACCCTGCAAGCACCTCAGCTGGACATCAACACCGTGGCTGCAGGCGGAGGATCGCGACTGTTCTTCAG ATCAGGGATGTTTGTGGTTGGACCAGAGTCTGCTGGTGCACATCCAGGACCAGCCTGTTACAGAAAAG GCGGCCCTCTGACTGTCACAGATGCTAACTTGGCTCTGGGtcgcctcctcccctccttcttccCGAAGATCTTTGGGCCTGGAGAGAATGAACCACTGTCACTGGAAGAAACCATGAAGCATTTCCGCCATCTGACCCAAGAGATCAACCTCTTCTTGTCTTCTAATCAGCCACAG GTTGGCAAAAATGGGGCGAACCACTCTCACGACAGCACGTCAGGGATGAGCGTGGAGGAAGTTGCTATGGGATTTATTCGCGTTGCTAATGAGGCCATGTgccggccaatcagagctctGACACAG GCTAAAGGCCACGATACATCTCAGCACGTGTTGGCATGTTTCGGAGGTGCAGGTGGCCAGCATGCCTGTGCTATTGCTCGAGCCTTGGGGATGAAAACTGTCTTCATACATAA ATACAGCGGGGTGTTATCAGCGTACGGTCTGGCTCTAGCTGacgtggtggaggaggtgcaggagccGTGTTCGCTGCAGTACGAGCAGCGCTCTTTCGGCAAGCTCAATCAGAGGGTGGAGCAGCTCTCGAAACGCTGCCGCGATACACTCTGCGCACGCGGGTTCATCAG CGCTCAGATTACAACTGAGGTTTTCCTCCATCTGCGTTACGAGGGCACCGACTGCGCTCTCATGGTCACTTCTGCCGGCTACCCCAGCAATGCCCAGTCCTGTCAGGCTGGAGACTTCCGCAGTGCCTTCACCAAGCG TTACCTGAAGGAGTTTGGATTCACTATCCCAGACAGACCCATCATGGTTGATGACATCAGAGTGAGGGGTTGTGGGAAATCTGGTATCAAATCAGTGCATAAGACAACGATGGGACATGGACAGGCCAAACCGGTCACG GTGACCAAGTGTTACTTTGAGGAGGGTCACCTGGACACCAGTGTGTATCTGTGGGAGGAGCTGCCGTGTGGTCACAGCATCCCGGGACCAGCCATCATCATTGACAAAAACAG TACCATCCTGGTGGAGCCCAGCTGTGAGGCCCATCTGACGGAAGGGGGCGACGTCTGCTTGTCTGTCGGCTCTGACCGTCACTGTGCCCTGGGCACTGAGCTCAACACTGTGCAgctctccatcttctcccacCGCTTCATGAGCATAGCAG AACAGATGGGTAGAGTTCTCCAGAGAACCTCCATCTCCACCAACATAAAGGAACGGCTCGACTTCTCCTGCGCTGTATTCGGACCGGATGGTGGTTTAGTGTCCAATGCACCTCATATCCCGGTGCACCTGGGGGCCATGCAAGAGACGGTCCAGTACCAG ATCAAGTCATTAGGGACCAAGCTGAAAGAAGGTGATGTGATCCTGAGTAACCACCCGTGTGCTGGGGGCAGCCACCTCCCAGACCTCACCGTCATCACACCG GTGTTTAGGAAAGGGGTGAGCAGTCCAGTGTTCTTTGTAGCCAGCAGGGGGCACCACGCTGACATTGGAGGCATCACTCCGGGCTCCATGCCGCCCCACTCCACCTCCCTTCAGCAGGAGGGGGCCGTCTTCACATCCTTTAAACTCGTCACCGGTGGCGTCTTCCAGGAAGAAG CTGTAACTGAAGCTCTGATGGCTCCGGCCCAGTACCCAGACTGCTCTGGGACTCGTAATCTCCATGACAACCTGTCAGACCTGCGGGCTCAGGTGGCGGCCAATCAGAGAGGCAGTCAGCTGGTGGGGGAGTTGATTGACAGCTACGGGTTAACTGTGGTCCAAGCCTACATGGGATACATTCAG agtaATGCAGAGCTGGCGGTGAGGGACATGCTCAGAGACTTCGCACGTCGCAGACGGCATCAGACTGGATCCTTGGAGGTGGAATCGGAGGATTTCATGGATGATGGAACTCCGATCAGACTGCGGGTTCAGAttaatgaggaggag GGCAGTGCGGTGTTTGACTTCACAGGGACGGGAACTGAGGTTTGGGGCAACTGCAACGCTCCACGTGCCATCActctctctgccctcatctACTGCCTGCGCTGCATGGTGGGACAGGACATCCCGCTTAATCAG GGCTGCCTCACACCAATCAAAGTCATCATACCCCCTGGCTCAATTCTTCAGCCCTCCCAGAATGCAGCTGTGGTAGGAGGAAATGTGCTCACATCCCAGCGGGTGGTCGATGTCATCTTTAGGGCGTTTGAGGTGTGCGCCGCTTCGCAG GGCTGCATGAACAACATCTCATTTGGGAGCGAGAGGGTAGGTTACTATGAGACGGTTGCCGGGGGAGCAGGGGCGGGGCCAGGCTGGAATGGGCGGAGTGGAGTTCACAGTCACATGACCAACACCCGCATCACTGACCCCGAGATCCTGGAGAAGAG ATATCCTGTGGTATTAGAACAGTTCTCTCTGAGGCCCGGCTCCGGAGGTGCAGGAAGATACTGTGGCGGAGACGGCGTGATTCGGAAACTTCTGTTCAGGAGCAAGGTGGTTCTGTCCGTGCTGACGGAGAGGAGATCCACCCGCCCCTATGGCCTCCAAG GGGGTGAGGATGGTGCAGCAGGGCTGAACCTGCTTCACAGAGCAGACGGCCGAGTCCTCAACCTGGGAGCCAAAACAAGCGTCAGCATTCAGCCTGGG GACACATTCTGCCTCTACACTCCTGGAGGAGGGGGATACGGAAAAGAGGACGACACCAACAGGAGACCTCTGACCAAGCGCAGGCGTTTGAACGAGACCTTTCCAGAGAGAGGCAGCGTCTTCGAATACCGAATGGCACAAGAGGGagtgtga